The Lasioglossum baleicum chromosome 7, iyLasBale1, whole genome shotgun sequence genomic sequence TAATCTCTGACAGTTTTTATCTGAAGTTCTGAACGGTGGAATTGTTTCATTGTTTCGATCATCTTCGACGGTTTTATCCTTGTAAATATAACATTCCGTTTTATTTAAATCACGGACCGTGATTTATACCTCTTGCAACGATTAGTAAACAAAAGTTAAATATTGTATCTAACGGTAGAAACCAGATggagaaattaaattttccatCAGAAAAAACTTTAAAACAAGCCATTACAGAAATTGAAGAAccattattatttaaacaaatgttGCAAGATGAAACAGGTGCATACACCTGGAAATTATTAGATTGGAAATTATCCGAGTTGATCGAAAAGTTTGGGAATACCAAGCTGCTATTCCGAATTGGTTTTAACTGTCGATCTAGGGTACATTATTAACATCTTCTAAGTACCTCTATTTATATACATGTATCTTTTTTCATGTGTTATGTATAGTGCAAATGTTATTTTAAGATCCTTTGGTTTTAGAGTCCACAATGGGAGATGACCTGCCCTTTGAAAGAAATGACATTGTCACAGTTTATTAAACACATAGAATTTGTGGATGATGACTACGAAGAATGGTACTATTTCGACTATAAATATATGAATGAATGGTTCAAAGATAAACCTGAGATATTAGAATCTGTAATGTGGAATAGGTTTGGTTTTGAGAAAACAGGAAGTGACTCTACTCTTTGGATAGGAAGCAAAGGTGCACATACAAATTGTCACCAAGATTCTTATGGTTGCAACTTAATAGCACAGATTCATGGAAGGTTAATTGAGTTTAAATTGTAttcttatataattattaaaggtTTGCGAGGATCCGAAAATGTTGGATCGGAACTTGTAgagaattttatttactttgaCCAGATACATACTGACTATAGGGTACCTAACATTTTCAGGTTCTTGTACATCTACATATAgtaattattcattattattattggaaaaattattttagaaaaCAGTGGTTGTTGTTTCCTCCAAGTTCCACCAATGATTTTCATGTAACAAGGATTCCATATGAAGAATCAACGGTGTATAGCAAATTCAATTTCTTTTGCCCAACCGAAGAAgatgagagaaacatattaaa encodes the following:
- the Hspbap1 gene encoding HSPB1 associated protein 1 isoform X1, with the translated sequence MEKLNFPSEKTLKQAITEIEEPLLFKQMLQDETGAYTWKLLDWKLSELIEKFGNTKLLFRIGFNCRSRSPQWEMTCPLKEMTLSQFIKHIEFVDDDYEEWYYFDYKYMNEWFKDKPEILESVMWNRFGFEKTGSDSTLWIGSKGAHTNCHQDSYGCNLIAQIHGRKQWLLFPPSSTNDFHVTRIPYEESTVYSKFNFFCPTEEDERNILKIEAKPKLVTLEPGDVLFVPAGWWHYVESLELSISVNIWLPIATDNISRVKEALVKLIVATVGKNVCKDSKEAQCSLPDCMKLLDLALGECKNTEYVEPSCEKMNHTKWTADEFAMQYPHCVKLLHELKTSELEDLLRMKRERFPAFNVQSIRVSNSESESESNSDSNSKDALSKDIVNALCHPDVINKVTNLLLTS